A stretch of Chitinophagales bacterium DNA encodes these proteins:
- a CDS encoding glycoside hydrolase, with the protein MIGPHRGGRTVGAAGVPQQPNVFYIGVNNGGVWKTTDYGRTWNPIFDDQSTGSIGDVAVAPSNPKVVYAGSGEGLQRPDLSVGNGMYKSTNAGKTWIHIGLDEVQQIGGIAIDPADENRIFVAALGHPYGANPERGVYLTTDGGKTWKKVLYKDENTGAIQVAIDPKNPQIIYADLWASRLAPWENGQWQGSESGLYKSTDGGNTWRQLTKGLPTAEEGLSRIGFCIAPSDPSRMYATVNAKKSGGIYRSDDAGESWIMINSDERLWGRGDDFAEVKADPRNPDIVYSADVVTWKSIDGGKTWTAFRGAPGGDDYHRIWINPDHSEIILIAGDQGAIITVNGGQSFSSWYNQPTAQFYHVSADNTFPYNIYGGQQESGSVGIVSRGNYGQITFREWHPVGAEEYGYVAADPLDANIIYGGKLTRYNKLTEQVQDISPEAVRSGKYRFLRTAPVLFSPIDPKTLFYAGNVLFKTRNGGQSWQVISPDLSRETWEIPENIGVYLNEEMKSMPRRGVIYTVAPSPLDSNTIWAGTDDGLIHITKDGGKNWKNVTPAAITSWSKISLIEASHFDVNSAYVAVNRIRLDDMHPHIYRTQDAGVTWVETVNGLPDDPVNTVREDPNRKGLLFAGSERAVYVSFDDGDHWQSLRLNMPATSIRDLIIKNSDIIVATHGRSFWILDDITMLRQLSAPLIAGNNILFSPQAAYRVRWNLNGDTPLPPDEPAGENPPDGAIIDYYLKEKVNGELQLDIFDSSGKAVRHFSSNDKPYEIPAVNIPLYWIRPQQILSGEAGAHRFIWNLHYTPLTVTPAYSLAAIYENTAPDPTSPWVVPGNYTLKLAVNGKTLSQSINVKMDPRVKMSPKDLQEQFDLSMQCYEARQEVMNLTNEIINTRKKITARIPKSSSIKVSGLKELDRKLALIQNSEAGNSKSSLSGLDDAFTTLFNILQGADMTPTLQTISAVKENLKAWKDLNGKWEQFKKDFSLHKELQN; encoded by the coding sequence ATGATCGGGCCACATCGCGGTGGAAGAACCGTGGGAGCAGCGGGTGTTCCTCAGCAACCTAATGTTTTTTATATCGGTGTAAACAACGGAGGTGTTTGGAAAACTACCGATTATGGAAGAACCTGGAATCCCATTTTTGATGACCAGTCTACTGGCAGTATTGGTGACGTAGCTGTTGCACCTTCCAATCCAAAGGTTGTCTATGCAGGCAGCGGTGAGGGACTGCAGAGGCCGGACCTTTCAGTGGGAAATGGAATGTATAAATCCACTAATGCTGGTAAAACCTGGATACACATTGGCCTGGATGAAGTGCAGCAGATTGGAGGGATTGCCATAGATCCTGCCGATGAAAACCGGATCTTTGTGGCTGCGCTTGGTCATCCGTACGGTGCAAATCCCGAACGCGGTGTTTACCTGACAACGGATGGAGGCAAAACATGGAAAAAGGTTCTTTATAAAGATGAAAACACAGGTGCCATACAAGTCGCCATTGATCCGAAAAATCCACAAATAATTTATGCTGATCTGTGGGCTTCGCGTTTGGCTCCCTGGGAAAATGGTCAATGGCAGGGAAGCGAAAGTGGCCTTTATAAATCTACTGATGGAGGTAATACATGGAGGCAGCTCACTAAAGGGTTACCAACTGCTGAAGAAGGCTTAAGCCGGATAGGTTTTTGTATTGCACCTTCTGATCCATCCCGCATGTATGCAACTGTGAATGCAAAAAAATCGGGTGGCATATACCGGAGCGATGATGCAGGAGAATCATGGATAATGATCAACAGCGATGAAAGGTTATGGGGTCGCGGAGATGATTTTGCGGAAGTAAAAGCAGATCCCAGAAACCCTGATATCGTATACTCTGCCGATGTGGTCACGTGGAAATCTATAGATGGAGGCAAGACGTGGACAGCCTTCAGAGGCGCACCCGGAGGTGATGACTACCACCGCATCTGGATCAACCCCGATCATTCAGAAATCATCTTAATTGCAGGAGATCAAGGTGCGATTATTACCGTGAACGGAGGGCAATCTTTTTCCTCGTGGTATAACCAGCCCACTGCCCAGTTTTATCATGTGAGTGCGGATAATACCTTTCCATATAATATCTATGGCGGCCAGCAGGAAAGTGGTTCCGTAGGTATTGTTTCACGGGGTAATTACGGCCAGATTACTTTCCGGGAATGGCATCCTGTAGGAGCGGAGGAGTATGGATATGTTGCAGCAGACCCATTGGATGCGAATATTATTTATGGAGGAAAGCTTACCAGGTACAATAAGCTGACGGAGCAGGTACAGGATATTTCTCCGGAAGCTGTGCGAAGTGGAAAGTACCGGTTTCTTAGAACGGCGCCTGTCTTGTTTTCTCCTATTGATCCCAAGACTTTGTTTTATGCGGGAAATGTACTTTTTAAAACAAGAAATGGAGGTCAATCATGGCAGGTAATCAGCCCTGATCTTTCAAGGGAAACCTGGGAGATCCCTGAAAATATTGGTGTCTATCTTAATGAGGAAATGAAAAGCATGCCGCGCCGCGGAGTGATTTATACTGTTGCGCCTTCGCCTCTCGACAGCAATACCATTTGGGCAGGAACCGATGACGGGTTAATCCATATAACAAAAGACGGTGGAAAAAACTGGAAGAATGTCACGCCTGCAGCCATCACTTCATGGAGTAAGATTTCATTGATAGAAGCAAGCCATTTTGATGTCAATAGTGCTTATGTTGCTGTGAACAGGATTCGCCTGGACGACATGCATCCACACATCTACCGCACACAGGATGCAGGTGTAACCTGGGTTGAAACAGTGAATGGCTTACCCGATGATCCTGTTAATACGGTGCGCGAAGATCCCAACCGAAAAGGGTTATTGTTTGCAGGATCAGAAAGGGCAGTGTATGTTTCCTTTGATGACGGAGATCATTGGCAATCGCTGAGGCTTAACATGCCTGCTACCTCCATCCGGGATCTCATCATTAAAAACAGCGATATCATTGTTGCCACTCATGGTAGAAGCTTTTGGATCCTGGATGACATCACGATGTTGCGTCAGCTTTCTGCACCATTAATTGCGGGAAACAACATTTTATTCAGTCCACAGGCAGCATACCGTGTGCGGTGGAATTTAAATGGTGACACTCCATTACCACCTGATGAGCCGGCGGGTGAAAACCCACCGGATGGCGCAATTATCGATTATTACCTGAAAGAAAAAGTTAATGGTGAACTCCAGCTTGATATTTTTGATTCCAGCGGAAAGGCCGTTCGTCACTTTTCAAGCAATGACAAACCTTATGAAATCCCTGCAGTGAATATTCCTTTATATTGGATTCGCCCGCAGCAAATCTTGTCCGGTGAAGCAGGTGCACATCGCTTTATATGGAACCTGCATTATACTCCGTTAACGGTTACTCCAGCTTATTCCCTGGCGGCCATTTATGAAAATACTGCACCAGATCCAACCTCACCTTGGGTTGTTCCGGGTAACTATACTTTAAAGCTTGCAGTAAATGGAAAAACTCTTTCGCAGTCTATAAATGTAAAAATGGATCCCCGCGTTAAAATGTCTCCCAAAGATTTACAAGAGCAATTTGATCTTTCCATGCAATGCTATGAAGCACGACAGGAAGTAATGAACCTAACAAACGAAATTATAAATACCCGAAAAAAAATTACCGCCCGAATTCCAAAGTCAAGCAGTATTAAAGTTTCAGGATTAAAAGAACTGGACAGGAAACTGGCTTTGATACAAAATTCTGAAGCAGGTAATAGTAAATCAAGCCTGTCTGGTTTAGATGATGCTTTTACAACGTTATTTAATATTCTTCAAGGTGCAGATATGACTCCAACGTTGCAAACTATTTCAGCAGTAAAAGAAAATCTTAAGGCATGGAAAGATTTGAATGGAAAATGGGAGCAATTTAAAAAAGATTTTTCCTTACATAAAGAATTGCAGAATTAA
- a CDS encoding ABC transporter permease, with amino-acid sequence MIRNYFKISWRNITRNRVYSIINIAGLAIGMACVIFISFYVLDELNYDRFLKDAARIYQVNLDGDFGGNEFLTSNSPPTVGPALAATFPEIESYTRIYRPGNTVVRYDGSHSENYFDEEGIIAVDSAFLRVFPYPLMEGDPATCLKNPNSIVITGSMAKKYFGSQPSMGQTLLLDDDRKPFYVTGIVKDVPSQSSLQFDFLTPIAAYPVIKEFSWSWVWLQVATYVRMQNNFPNDQRSISRLVAAFPAMVKVQAANAFKRIGQPLDELYKKGGKWNFQLQPITKVHLYSTDIQGRLTTLGDIKYVYIFSIIALFIIILACVNFMNLSTAQSAKRAKEVGMRKVLGSIKAQLIRQFLTEAMIYSFISTLIALLLITVLLKPFDQLAGKSLDLSLFFTNGIWLLVIVLSIITGLMAGSYPAFYLTRFKTAAVLKNVQASQSNSGNQFIRNGLVILQFTISTVLIICTIVVFKQLQYTQNKNLGLNKENVIVISKTNRLGNKEETFREELTRLPQVVSASISTSIPTKDLFGDGYVPEATTNDEPKVKDLTLTSFMADDNFIPALQIKVLEGRNFSHDFSDSASVILNEEAAKEIGWKKPVGKFMTYPGHNDQRFKVIGVVKDFNVQSIRYSMIPFALFHASSKTYELSTSYTLVRVRPGDMEKTLRTLKSKWSDFSHDTPFTYTFLDGEYQELYRSEQRMGSVFGLFTFLSLFIACLGLFGLSAYTAERRTKEIGIRKVLGATASNLVALLSKDFAKLVLVAVIIAFPMAWWAMNKWLSDFAYRIDISPWVFVAAGLVALIIALLTVSFQSVKAAVMNPVKSLRME; translated from the coding sequence ATGATCAGGAATTATTTCAAGATCTCCTGGCGAAACATCACTCGCAATAGAGTGTATAGCATCATCAACATTGCAGGACTTGCGATTGGAATGGCTTGTGTGATCTTCATCTCTTTTTATGTATTGGATGAACTCAATTATGATCGCTTCCTTAAAGATGCAGCCCGTATTTACCAGGTAAACCTCGATGGAGATTTTGGCGGTAATGAATTCTTAACTTCCAATTCACCTCCTACAGTAGGGCCCGCGCTGGCTGCTACTTTCCCCGAAATAGAATCATATACCCGAATTTATCGCCCGGGCAATACAGTGGTCCGTTATGACGGAAGCCATTCAGAAAACTATTTTGATGAGGAAGGAATCATTGCTGTTGATTCTGCTTTCTTGAGAGTTTTTCCTTATCCGTTAATGGAAGGTGATCCAGCAACCTGTTTGAAAAACCCTAACTCAATTGTGATTACCGGGAGCATGGCGAAGAAATATTTTGGCAGTCAGCCTTCTATGGGTCAAACACTGTTGCTCGATGATGATCGAAAACCATTTTATGTAACAGGAATTGTTAAAGATGTTCCTTCACAATCATCCTTGCAATTTGATTTTTTAACACCCATTGCTGCATATCCGGTAATAAAAGAATTTAGCTGGAGCTGGGTATGGCTGCAGGTTGCAACATATGTTCGGATGCAAAACAACTTTCCAAATGACCAGCGTAGCATTTCCCGGCTGGTAGCAGCATTTCCTGCAATGGTGAAGGTGCAGGCTGCTAATGCATTCAAGCGTATTGGTCAGCCGCTCGATGAGCTCTATAAGAAAGGGGGAAAGTGGAATTTTCAGCTGCAACCAATCACAAAAGTGCACCTCTATTCAACCGATATTCAAGGGCGGCTCACAACACTTGGCGATATCAAATATGTCTACATTTTTTCCATCATCGCATTGTTCATTATCATCCTTGCCTGCGTCAATTTCATGAACCTTTCTACCGCGCAGTCCGCGAAGCGCGCGAAGGAAGTAGGTATGAGAAAAGTTCTGGGCTCTATCAAGGCTCAGTTGATCAGACAGTTTTTGACGGAAGCAATGATATACAGTTTCATATCAACTCTCATTGCCCTGTTGCTGATTACTGTGCTTCTAAAACCCTTTGATCAGCTTGCAGGGAAATCACTTGACCTCTCATTGTTTTTTACGAATGGTATTTGGCTTCTCGTGATCGTACTCTCCATCATCACAGGGTTAATGGCGGGGAGCTACCCGGCTTTTTATCTCACACGGTTTAAAACAGCAGCTGTTCTGAAAAATGTACAGGCATCACAATCGAATAGCGGAAATCAATTTATCCGGAATGGACTGGTGATCCTTCAGTTCACGATATCGACTGTGCTGATCATTTGCACGATAGTAGTGTTTAAACAGCTTCAATATACTCAAAACAAAAACCTGGGGTTGAATAAGGAAAATGTAATTGTGATCTCAAAAACAAACCGCCTCGGAAATAAGGAAGAGACATTCCGCGAGGAGCTCACCAGGCTTCCTCAGGTAGTGAGTGCAAGCATTTCTACGAGCATTCCTACTAAGGATCTCTTTGGTGATGGATATGTGCCGGAAGCAACCACGAATGACGAACCTAAGGTGAAAGATCTCACGCTCACTTCATTTATGGCTGATGACAATTTCATTCCCGCACTTCAGATCAAAGTATTGGAAGGAAGAAATTTCTCCCACGATTTTTCAGATTCCGCATCTGTAATTCTTAATGAAGAAGCTGCGAAGGAAATTGGCTGGAAAAAGCCGGTCGGAAAATTCATGACGTACCCGGGCCATAACGATCAGCGATTTAAAGTGATTGGGGTGGTAAAGGATTTCAATGTTCAATCCATCCGTTATTCGATGATTCCATTTGCGTTGTTCCACGCTTCATCAAAGACCTATGAGCTTTCCACCTCCTATACGCTGGTAAGAGTTCGTCCCGGAGATATGGAGAAAACGTTAAGGACGTTGAAGAGCAAATGGTCTGATTTCTCTCATGATACGCCGTTTACTTATACATTCTTAGACGGCGAATACCAGGAATTATATCGTTCGGAACAAAGAATGGGTTCTGTGTTTGGGCTCTTTACATTCCTTTCCTTGTTCATTGCATGTCTCGGATTGTTCGGCCTATCAGCGTACACGGCTGAGCGGCGCACTAAGGAAATTGGAATCCGGAAAGTGCTGGGCGCCACAGCATCCAATCTTGTAGCATTGCTGTCAAAAGATTTTGCGAAGCTGGTACTGGTCGCGGTGATTATTGCATTTCCCATGGCGTGGTGGGCAATGAATAAATGGCTTTCAGATTTTGCGTACCGCATCGACATAAGCCCATGGGTGTTTGTTGCAGCGGGATTGGTAGCGCTGATAATTGCATTATTGACTGTGAGCTTTCAATCAGTAAAGGCAGCAGTAATGAACCCGGTGAAGAGTTTGAGGATGGAATGA